The following proteins come from a genomic window of Trifolium pratense cultivar HEN17-A07 linkage group LG4, ARS_RC_1.1, whole genome shotgun sequence:
- the LOC123921719 gene encoding EEF1A lysine methyltransferase 4, producing MYRDVSSCNTYDYGDAHYWDARYIQEGGSFDWYQRYSDLKPFLRHYIPLSSRILMVGCGNAVISEDMVKDGYEEIINIDISSVAIDMMRRKYECIPQLQYMQMDVRDMSFFPDETFDGVIDKGTLDSLMCGTDAQLSASQMLAEVCRLLKPGGTYMLITYGDPKVRMPYLSKSVYNWKITLYNIPRPGFHKPECSTSSKKSLLEPIPLTENGLLPADWVLEDPDSHFIYVCRKIIDTNGDIYSHTN from the exons ATGTACAGAGATGTGTCAAGTTGCAACACTTATGATTATGGTGATGCTCATTATTGGGATGCTCGTTATATCCAAGAGGGTGGTTCTTTTGATTGGTATCAACGTTACTCTGATCTTAAACCCTTTCTTCGTCATTATATTCCTCTTTCTTCTAGAATCCTTATGGTTGGTTGTGGCAATGCTG TTATATCAGAGGATATGGTCAAAGATGGTTACGAGGAAATCATTAACATTGATATTTCATCGGTTGCCATTGACATGATGAGAAGAAAATATGAGTGCATCCCTCAGCTACAAT ATATGCAGATGGATGTCAGGGATATGAGCTTCTTTCCGGATGAAACTTTTGATGGTGTAATCGATAAAG GAACTCTTGATTCATTAATG tGTGGTACTGATGCTCAATTAAGTGCTTCTCAGATGCTTGCAGAAGTGTGTAG ACTTCTAAAACCTGGAGGGACTTATATGTTG ATTACATATGGCGATCCAAAAGTAAGAATGCCTTACCTAAGCAAATCCGTGTACAATTGGAAAATTACATTGTATAATATCC CAAGACCGGGATTTCATAAGCCTGAATGTAGTACTTCATCGAAGAAATCATTATTGGAACCTATTCCTCTTACCGAAAACGGCTTACTTCCAGCAGATTGGGTTCTGGAAGATCCAGATTCTCACTTTATATATGTTTGTAGAAAGATAATTGACACAAACGGAGACATATACTCGCATACCAATTAA